Below is a window of Oreochromis aureus strain Israel breed Guangdong linkage group 4, ZZ_aureus, whole genome shotgun sequence DNA.
CTTCAACTGTCTTTTTCCATGTTTAAACAAGAATTttcataattatttatttaaaatgcgCTCACTTGAGGCATTGTCTACTAGACATATTTTTAAAGATGCCTATTATAAATCTACAATCTAAACACTATCACTTTATTATATAGAAGTTGGAATATTGTTTTAAGTATGCCATAGGTAAACGTGTACTTAAGAAACAGCATCTTAAATTTTGCCTTGATTTTATGACAATTTTCAATGTTTTTCTAACAATTTTTAACCTTCGATCGTTTTTTCTGGAGGTGTAGTCATCAGTGTGTTACATCAGATTTAATGAATGATGACAGAAACTATTTGTATAACCCATTTCTAATATTTTCcatgaaaaaaagttaaatgaaGGAGAGGAACATAGTTTACCCAACTTTCCCTTATACAATAGCTCCATCTTGTGGAGAAACACCATAAAATCTGCTTTagtttttcttgttatttacataaacCTCCCAAAAACTGCTTCTGAATTAATTTTCACTCAATAAAATACCAATTTCTCTCTTCtgttctctgtttttattattgatcTTTGTTTCTGTTATTACTGAGACCCCCTTATTAGCGTGTATTATTACGGCCCTGTTTGATTTCATATGCAAGTTGCTGTATGATCCTCCAGATTTGCTCCACGCGCTTTCTCTGTTCTGCCAGATCCCTTTTTATCTCCTCAAGCAGCTCCAGCTTTGAAAGTTTCCTGTGAATGGATGTAAACACTTCCTCTCCAGCTTCCCCAACAGCATTATCCTGCTTGGGCACGGCGTGGCTCGGTTCAGGCGGCTGACATGATCTCATGGCTTCTTCCCACACAATCTCAAAGTGCAAGTCAATGAAGGCTTCCAGCTCCTCCAGGCTGCTGTTGCCCCACTGTTCAATGAAGGTCTGCAGGCCTCCAGACTCAGAGACCCTTCTAAGAGTCTGCTCTATCAGTGCAGGATGGCAGAGTGATTGCACACTGATCAAATCTTGTTCTATGCATGCCTCGTTCTGTGTCTGAGATGAAACTAGATGTGTTGTTTCAAGTCTGCGTGGGATGGGATCCATGAGGCTTTCACTGTTCACTCTCAGGTGGTTGTGAGGAGCAGGAGATGGGACATGCTGAGCCACTTTTGGCAACCTCAGTACTTGTTTGCCAGAAAGCAGAGACAATATATAGGACATGAAGCGATATTGGTCCACAATGATACATCCAGCCAACTCTATGGTTCTTCCTGCTGGTAATACTACTAACTGAGAATAATCTTCTGAGAGGTTCAGTGATGGATAGGGGAGGGATTCAGGCACTGTGAAGGAAATAATGACACTTGATGTGATTTCCTGTGAGCAACAAAAAGTCCACACTATCTTTTATTAACAGTATTAAACACATAGACCACATACAAAATGTatctttctttgtgtttcccACTGTGATGTTTATTATGtaccctttttttttactttcactaTTTAAATTAGCTCATAATGCACTCTAATAGTCTTTAAACCCCTTGGCAAATTCAACagacatataaaagaaatagtTGGTTTACTCACAGTTATTGGACTGCTCAGGTCTGCTACGCATGAAATCCTCTGGAGCCCTCTTATACAGTGGCTCTGTGCCTATCTGCTGCCCTTGAGCTGAAGCAACACTTTTCCACATGTGATCACCTCTGTGAAGAAGAGCCTCATCAACAAGCATCTCCTCCATCA
It encodes the following:
- the LOC120439771 gene encoding uncharacterized protein LOC120439771, yielding MWKSVASAQGQQIGTEPLYKRAPEDFMRSRPEQSNNLPESLPYPSLNLSEDYSQLVVLPAGRTIELAGCIIVDQYRFMSYILSLLSGKQVLRLPKVAQHVPSPAPHNHLRVNSESLMDPIPRRLETTHLVSSQTQNEACIEQDLISVQSLCHPALIEQTLRRVSESGGLQTFIEQWGNSSLEELEAFIDLHFEIVWEEAMRSCQPPEPSHAVPKQDNAVGEAGEEVFTSIHRKLSKLELLEEIKRDLAEQRKRVEQIWRIIQQLAYEIKQGRNNTR